A genomic segment from Scomber japonicus isolate fScoJap1 chromosome 11, fScoJap1.pri, whole genome shotgun sequence encodes:
- the nabp1a gene encoding SOSS complex subunit B2, translated as MATPTNESLFLIKDVKPGSKNLNIVFIVLEIGRVTKTKDGHEVRSCKVADKSGSIAISVWDELGSLIQPGDIIKLTRGYASIWKGCLTLYTGRGGDLQKIGEFCMVYSEVPNFSEPNAELLSQTNQQNKSGKPDQNQRGNSPPNQNSGTPAPPGNGAMPPFNNNNNPPSGAPRDSAFGSVGRPNGRSPGNGAPPATVAGPQTAAKSSVTISNGRDPRRAKR; from the exons ATGGCAACCCCTACAAACGAGTCCTTGTTCTTGATAAAGGATGTGAAGCCTGGGTCGAAAAATCTGAATATTGTGTTCATCGTGTTGGAAATAG GACGAGTAACCAAAACGAAAGATGGACACGAGGTGCGCTCCTGCAAAGTTGCAGACAAGAGTGGGAGCATTGCCATCTCTGTTTGGGATGAACTCGGCAGCCTTATTCAGCCAGGAGACATCATCAAGCTTACTAGAGG CTATGCATCCATATGGAAAGGCTGCCTGACCCTATACACTGGAAGAGGAGGGGATCTACAGAAGATCGGAGA GTTTTGCATGGTGTATTCAGAAGTGCCCAACTTCAGTGAGCCAAATGCAGAGCTGCTAAGCCAAACAAACCAGCAAAACAAGTCT GGTAAACCAGACCAGAATCAGAGGGGAAACTCTCCGCCCAATCAGAATTCAGGTACACCTGCCCCACCAG GTAACGGTGCCATGCCACCatttaacaacaataacaacccACCATCCGGTGCACCCCGTGATTCTGCATTTGGGAGTGTCGGGCGACCCAATGGTCGGTCACCTGGCAATGGAGCGCCTCCAGCTACTGTTGCTGGACCCCAGACAGCCGCAAAGTCTTCAGTTACCATTAGCAATGGCAGGGACCCACGGCGTGCCAAAAGATGA
- the cavin2a gene encoding caveolae-associated protein 2a — MEDDASHAEPSSVPGSSHSSPQQPPEAKEILIPSFSASSAPSSPTPTSTLSRLGFKSPTSPTAAAPGSPTSQVSAITVVALLDKLVNMLEAVQGNQQRMEQRQADLEGAVRVVQGDVTRLSKTHVGTSNCVSKLLERSRKMSGQLKDVKERMDKQAVQVKRLEANHSHLLKRNHFKVLIFQEDNEIPSSVFVKDSLKTPQPSQCDAESTHPTPSVTGSVDGFRGSEGLQTISLSSDEDDDLAIHQEEEDMLEGEAAMGLGTSHTFERRADKFKRSSLKKVDSLKKAFSRQSIEKKMTQITTKIVPPEKREKIKKSLTPNHPKSPTAKSSSFKVSPMTFNVKKVRDGETPTPELGSPMEEAHVEILPLGSLDGEIPLAEVHTQEGVVEEIREMLSPSTPDSVKAQLAMNGERPSIECEVNGSHSAGLAVPEHDDDIGEDDEEEEEEEEEQQKSPAETAADAQIPTATIAVEQVS, encoded by the exons ATGGAGGATGACGCGTCCCACGCCGAGCCCAGCAGCGTCCCAGGCAGCTCCCATAGCAGCCCGCAGCAGCCGCCCGAAGCCAAGGAGATCCTCATCCCGAGCTTCAGCGCATCGTCCGCCCCGTCCTCCCCCACCCCAACCAGCACCCTCTCCCGGCTGGGTTTTAAAAGTCCGACCAGCCCGACTGCAGCTGCGCCGGGCAGCCCGACCAGCCAGGTGAGTGCCATCACAGTGGTGGCACTCCTGGACAAGCTGGTCAACATGCTGGAGGCGGTGCAGGGAAACCAGCAGCGGATGGAGCAGCGGCAGGCCGACCTGGAGGGCGCCGTGCGGGTCGTGCAAGGGGACGTGACCCGTCTGTCCAAGACCCACGTCGGGACCTCCAACTGCGTCAGTAAGCTGCTGGAGCGCTCCCGGAAAATGAGCGGGCAACTGAAGGACGTGAAGGAGCGCATGGACAAACAGGCGGTCCAGGTGAAGAGGCTGGAGGCAAACCACAGCCACCTGCTGAAGAGGAACCACTTTAAAGTGCTCATCTTCCAG GAAGACAATGAGATCCCCTCCAGTGTGTTTGTCAAAGACTCCCTCAAGACCCCACAACCAAGCCAGTGTGATGCAGAGTCCACTCATCCTACTCCATCTGTTACTGGATCTGTTGATGGCTTCCGTGGGTCTGAGGGTCTCCAGACCATTAGCCTGTCCtcagatgaggatgatgatctTGCAATACACCAAGAAGAGGAAGATATGCTGGAGGGCGAGGCTGCAATGGGTTTGGGCACTTCACACACATTTGAGAGAAGGGCTGACAAGTTCAAGCGCTCTAGCCTGAAGAAGGTTGATAGCCTCAAGAAGGCCTTCTCACGCCAGAGCATTGAGAAGAAGATGACCCAGATCACCACCAAGATTGTGCCACCAGAGAAGCGTGAGAAAATCAAGAAGAGCCTCACTCCTAACCATCCCAAGAGCCCAACTGCCAAAAGCTCCTCATTCAAGGTGTCTCCCATGACCTTCAATGTCAAGAAGGTCAGAGACGGGGAGACCCCAACACCAGAGTTGGGCTCACCCATGGAAGAAGCCCATGTGGAGATTCTTCCTCTAGGAAGCTTAGATGGAGAGATCCCCTTGGCAGAGGTGCATACCCAGGAAGGCGTTGTGGAGGAGATTCGAGAGATGCTAAGCCCCTCCACCCCAGACAGCGTGAAAGCACAGCTGGCAATGAATGGAGAACGACCAAGCATTGAGTGCGAGGTAAATGGTAGTCACTCTGCTGGCCTGGCAGTCCCAGAGCATGATGACGATATTGGcgaggatgatgaagaagaggaggaagaagaagaagagcaacaGAAAAGCCCAGCTGAAACAGCAGCTGATGCCCAGATTCCCACAGCAACAATTGCTGTGGAGCAAGTGTCTTAA